One genomic region from Capra hircus breed San Clemente chromosome 18, ASM170441v1, whole genome shotgun sequence encodes:
- the SEPW1 gene encoding selenoprotein W gives MAVVVRVVYCGAUGYKPKYLQLKKKLEDEFPSRLDICGEGTPQVTGFFEVFVAGKLVHSKKGGDGYVDTESKFLKLVAAIKAALAQA, from the exons ATGGCGGTCGTCGTCCGAGTAGTTTATTG TGGCGCTTGAGGCTACAAGCCCAAG TATCTTCAGCTCAAGAAGAAGTTAGAAGATGAGTTCCCTAGCCGTTTGGACATC TGCGGCGAGGGGACTCCCCAGGTCACCGGCTTCTTTGAAGTGTTCGTAGCGGGAAAGCTGGTTCACTCCAAGAAG ggaggcgATGGCTACGTGGACACGGAGAGCAAGTTTCTGAAGCTGGTGGCCGCCATCAAAGCCGCTTTGGCTCAGGCCTGA